From a single Paraburkholderia sp. FT54 genomic region:
- a CDS encoding PepSY domain-containing protein — protein sequence MSTTTAARRVTPATTTVHPGYRTLWRWHFYAGLFVMPFLVVLAITGTLYCFQPQIEPLLYPQRLIVAPQAVPRLPEEALLARARAAMPPTAVALTAVVASAPERSAEFVFRLADGDKQSVYVNPYTGAVLGMLSVERRFMQVDRMLHRKLLLGKPGELLMELAACWTLVMIGTGVALWWPRGKTTARAALLPYFALKGRALWKNVHAVLGIWLALGALAFVLTGLPWTGSWGKQFKALATAANLGAPPGSWGGLPLTSVMPGKSGKQPSIADKRAENATHDEHAEHNGHGPQAAGVDSMPGMVMDDLPLPLTPWAVGNTRVPSSNSRSSSDDASAAHPLPLGRVVALAASLGVTDGYNIVLPASATGVYTVSYFPDDPKNERTLYIDQYSGAILKDIRYDDYGAVSKAVSYGTSLHMGRYFGVANQILCAAISLGLAAMAVTGCVMWWKRRPQRSLGAPSRERAAPPMRGWKTGLLLLGIVFPLMGATLLAVWLADRAIFGRASRRVGVGVDQTESAQR from the coding sequence ATGTCCACCACTACCGCCGCTCGACGCGTCACGCCGGCGACCACCACGGTCCACCCAGGCTATCGGACGCTCTGGCGCTGGCATTTTTATGCCGGCCTCTTCGTGATGCCGTTTCTGGTCGTGCTGGCGATCACCGGCACGCTGTATTGCTTCCAGCCGCAAATCGAGCCGCTGCTGTATCCGCAGCGCCTGATCGTCGCGCCGCAAGCCGTACCAAGACTGCCCGAAGAGGCGCTGCTGGCAAGAGCGCGCGCGGCCATGCCGCCGACCGCGGTCGCGCTGACCGCGGTCGTGGCGAGCGCACCCGAGCGCAGTGCCGAGTTCGTCTTCCGTCTCGCGGACGGCGATAAGCAGAGCGTCTATGTGAACCCCTACACCGGCGCGGTGCTTGGGATGCTGAGCGTCGAACGCCGCTTCATGCAGGTGGACCGGATGCTTCATCGCAAGCTGCTGCTCGGCAAGCCCGGCGAGCTGCTGATGGAACTGGCCGCATGCTGGACGCTCGTGATGATCGGCACCGGCGTCGCATTGTGGTGGCCGCGCGGGAAAACCACCGCGCGTGCGGCGCTGTTGCCGTACTTCGCGCTGAAGGGCCGCGCGCTGTGGAAGAACGTCCACGCCGTGTTGGGCATATGGCTGGCGCTCGGCGCGCTCGCATTCGTGTTGACGGGACTGCCGTGGACGGGTTCGTGGGGCAAGCAGTTCAAAGCGCTCGCCACCGCCGCGAATCTCGGCGCGCCGCCGGGTTCGTGGGGCGGTTTGCCGTTGACATCTGTCATGCCCGGAAAGAGCGGCAAACAGCCCTCTATCGCGGACAAGCGTGCGGAAAACGCGACACACGATGAGCACGCCGAGCACAACGGCCACGGCCCTCAAGCAGCCGGCGTGGACTCGATGCCCGGCATGGTGATGGACGACCTGCCGCTGCCACTCACGCCCTGGGCCGTCGGCAACACACGCGTGCCCAGCTCCAACTCCCGCTCCTCCTCCGACGATGCAAGCGCCGCGCATCCGCTGCCGCTCGGACGCGTCGTCGCGCTGGCCGCGTCGCTCGGCGTGACGGACGGCTACAACATCGTGTTGCCCGCTTCCGCGACCGGCGTCTACACCGTCTCGTACTTCCCGGACGATCCGAAAAATGAGCGCACGCTATACATCGACCAATACAGCGGCGCGATCCTGAAGGACATCCGCTATGACGACTACGGCGCGGTGTCGAAGGCCGTGTCGTACGGCACGTCACTGCATATGGGCCGTTATTTCGGCGTCGCCAACCAGATTCTGTGCGCCGCCATTTCCCTGGGGCTCGCGGCGATGGCCGTCACCGGCTGCGTGATGTGGTGGAAGCGGCGGCCGCAACGCTCGCTCGGAGCGCCGTCGCGCGAACGTGCCGCGCCGCCGATGCGCGGCTGGAAAACCGGGCTCCTTCTGCTCGGCATCGTGTTTCCGTTGATGGGCGCCACGTTGCTCGCGGTGTGGCTCGCGGATCGCGCGATTTTCGGGCGCGCTTCGCGGCGCGTCGGCGTCGGCGTCGACCAGACGGAGTCCGCGCAACGGTGA
- a CDS encoding MFS transporter — MTSSAIPQNKPVKERAATLGVFLANGFGIGAWAVEVPRIKESLALGDASLGIALFAFALGAIVAMPLAGQLAPRFGSGRATALLGAAFVIALPLPAFAPGMASLCIVLFLLGAANGALDVSMNGHASTIETQWHAPIMSSFHAAWSAGGLLGAATGAMLQKGGAGVTGGLLIPDLFIAVLIGAAAVLALRDLGPRAAAASSGLAWPSSAVMKLAMLAFLCMLVEGAVADWSAVYLRSALNREASVAAIGYSAFAFSMAACRIVGDVSVRRFGSSKVVALGGLIAVAGLALVLSWPTVLTACVGFAMVGVGLANIVPVIFSAAGRSTLTPATGVSMAATFGYAGFLVGPPLIGLGAGLLGLRLALCVLVVATLIVCLVGGKAVRGARLA, encoded by the coding sequence ATGACATCGTCCGCCATTCCCCAAAACAAACCGGTCAAGGAACGCGCCGCCACCCTCGGCGTGTTTCTCGCCAACGGCTTCGGCATCGGTGCGTGGGCTGTCGAAGTTCCGCGCATCAAGGAGAGCCTGGCGCTGGGCGACGCCTCGCTCGGCATCGCGCTGTTCGCCTTCGCGCTCGGCGCGATCGTCGCGATGCCGCTGGCGGGACAACTGGCGCCGCGCTTCGGCAGTGGCCGCGCCACGGCGCTGCTCGGCGCGGCATTCGTGATCGCGCTGCCGCTGCCGGCCTTCGCGCCCGGCATGGCTTCGCTGTGCATCGTGCTGTTTCTGCTCGGCGCCGCGAACGGCGCGCTCGACGTCTCCATGAACGGCCACGCCAGCACGATCGAAACGCAATGGCACGCACCGATCATGTCGTCGTTTCATGCGGCCTGGAGCGCGGGCGGCCTGCTCGGCGCCGCCACGGGTGCGATGTTGCAAAAGGGCGGCGCCGGCGTGACGGGCGGCCTGTTGATACCGGACCTGTTCATCGCCGTCCTGATCGGCGCCGCCGCCGTGCTTGCGCTGCGTGACCTCGGTCCGAGAGCGGCTGCCGCGTCGAGCGGCCTGGCGTGGCCCTCTTCCGCCGTGATGAAGCTCGCGATGCTCGCGTTCCTCTGCATGCTGGTGGAAGGCGCGGTCGCCGACTGGAGCGCCGTGTATCTGCGCTCGGCCTTGAACCGCGAAGCCAGCGTCGCCGCGATCGGCTACTCCGCATTTGCCTTCTCGATGGCGGCGTGCCGCATCGTCGGCGATGTGTCCGTGCGCCGTTTCGGCTCGAGCAAGGTCGTTGCGCTCGGCGGCCTGATCGCGGTCGCCGGGCTTGCGCTCGTGCTCAGCTGGCCGACCGTGCTCACCGCTTGCGTGGGCTTCGCGATGGTCGGCGTCGGCCTCGCGAATATCGTTCCGGTGATTTTCAGTGCAGCGGGCCGCTCGACGCTCACGCCGGCGACCGGCGTGTCGATGGCCGCGACCTTCGGTTATGCCGGCTTCCTGGTCGGGCCGCCGTTGATCGGCCTCGGCGCGGGCCTGCTCGGCCTGCGCCTCGCCTTGTGCGTGCTCGTCGTGGCGACGCTGATCGTCTGCCTGGTCGGCGGCAAGGCGGTGCGCGGCGCGCGCCTCGCCTAG
- a CDS encoding methyltransferase family protein, producing the protein MTPTTPLQDLPLAASTENGTTAVASRGVGLSHALVEVAARAGAATMLSLFAYAAITQWRAAPSRITLLLLVVAACVTVGLSLFTRVPMKRDWRPFAFFCSMGGTYYFIAVRLAPGAQLVPEAVGAALQLLGIFWQLFAKASLRRSFGILPANRGVVSRGAYRFVRHPMYLGYFITDIGFLLVNFGLQNLLVYGCQFALQVGRIVREEQLLSADEGYRTYKGRVRYRVIPGLF; encoded by the coding sequence ATGACACCGACGACACCTTTGCAAGACCTGCCACTCGCCGCCAGTACCGAAAATGGCACGACCGCCGTTGCAAGCCGCGGCGTCGGGCTAAGCCACGCACTCGTGGAAGTGGCCGCGCGCGCGGGCGCCGCGACCATGCTGAGCCTGTTCGCCTATGCCGCGATCACGCAATGGCGCGCGGCGCCGTCGCGGATCACGCTGTTGTTGCTGGTGGTAGCGGCGTGCGTCACGGTGGGCTTGTCGTTGTTCACGCGTGTGCCGATGAAACGCGACTGGCGGCCGTTCGCGTTCTTCTGCTCGATGGGCGGCACGTACTACTTCATTGCCGTGCGTCTCGCACCCGGCGCGCAACTCGTGCCGGAGGCCGTCGGCGCGGCGCTGCAACTGCTGGGGATTTTCTGGCAGCTATTCGCCAAGGCCTCGCTGCGCCGCTCGTTCGGCATCTTGCCGGCCAATCGCGGCGTCGTATCGCGTGGTGCCTATCGCTTCGTTCGGCATCCGATGTACCTCGGTTACTTCATCACCGACATCGGCTTTCTGCTGGTGAACTTCGGTCTGCAAAACCTGTTGGTGTACGGTTGCCAGTTCGCGTTGCAGGTGGGACGCATCGTGCGCGAGGAGCAGCTTCTCTCGGCGGACGAAGGCTATCGCACCTACAAGGGCCGGGTACGTTATCGCGTGATTCCGGGCCTGTTCTAG
- a CDS encoding DeoR/GlpR family DNA-binding transcription regulator, translating to MQRTRQEAIDGLLPEQREQLILERLRTHGRVLASALAAELQTSEHTVRRHLRDLADQGHCKRVYGGALLISPSDKPAAVRMGEAVDRKACLAAAAVSIVRSKQIILLDAGSTNVAIAGALPDNADLTIVTNSPEATVRLLNRPGFEVILVGGRIARGAAGSLGATALLQIQQMRADLCFLGACALDPDEGVAAFDAEDAELKRAMVKASGQIAIAMTSEKLMTAAPFSVAPASAVDHLFVEADVSAARLASLEAVCDNVMVARS from the coding sequence ATGCAACGAACGCGACAGGAAGCCATCGACGGGCTGCTGCCCGAGCAGCGCGAACAGTTGATTCTCGAACGGCTGCGAACGCACGGGCGCGTGCTGGCGTCGGCGCTCGCCGCGGAACTCCAGACCTCGGAACACACCGTGCGCCGCCATTTGCGCGATCTCGCCGATCAAGGCCACTGCAAGCGCGTCTACGGCGGCGCCCTGCTGATCTCGCCGTCCGACAAACCCGCGGCGGTGCGCATGGGCGAAGCCGTGGATCGCAAGGCCTGTCTGGCCGCCGCCGCGGTGTCGATCGTCCGCTCCAAGCAGATCATCCTGCTGGACGCGGGGTCGACCAACGTCGCGATTGCCGGGGCGCTGCCCGACAACGCGGACCTGACCATCGTGACGAACTCGCCCGAAGCCACCGTGCGCCTGCTGAACCGGCCGGGATTCGAGGTGATTCTCGTCGGCGGACGGATCGCGCGCGGCGCGGCGGGCTCGCTCGGCGCGACCGCCTTGCTGCAGATCCAGCAGATGCGTGCCGATCTCTGTTTCCTCGGCGCGTGCGCGCTCGATCCGGACGAAGGCGTCGCCGCCTTCGACGCCGAAGATGCCGAACTCAAACGCGCGATGGTCAAGGCAAGCGGCCAGATCGCCATTGCCATGACCTCGGAAAAGCTGATGACGGCGGCGCCGTTCTCGGTGGCGCCCGCTTCCGCTGTCGACCACCTGTTCGTCGAAGCCGACGTGTCCGCTGCGCGCCTCGCCAGCCTCGAAGCCGTCTGCGACAACGTGATGGTGGCGCGCTCATGA